A portion of the Stigmatella aurantiaca DW4/3-1 genome contains these proteins:
- a CDS encoding class I SAM-dependent methyltransferase, whose amino-acid sequence MSGNDVRGRTPLSLVSQEPDLLFYMRQAGERGGPVLVLGSANGRVPWSLAGHGFQVVGVDSSETMSRSAEERRSKESAEVSQRVRFIVSDVRVLRLEERFSLVLAPQHSMGLMANRDELEAFLATVRHHLTPEGTFIYDVLNPPREAILPRDEGPTAPLEPRRSLFALHLSERKPPGGTAPIRRLRLRHFSPEELETALSACGLTLRERYGRFDGKPFDLEDSRQIGVVGL is encoded by the coding sequence ATGAGCGGGAATGATGTCCGCGGCCGGACGCCCTTGTCCCTGGTGAGCCAGGAGCCAGATCTCCTCTTCTACATGCGCCAAGCAGGGGAGCGAGGGGGGCCGGTGCTCGTTCTGGGCTCGGCCAATGGGCGTGTGCCCTGGTCCCTGGCGGGCCATGGCTTCCAGGTGGTGGGGGTGGACTCATCCGAGACGATGAGCCGCTCCGCCGAGGAGCGCCGGAGCAAGGAGTCCGCGGAGGTGTCCCAGCGGGTGCGTTTCATCGTCTCCGACGTGCGGGTCCTGCGCCTGGAGGAGCGCTTCTCGCTGGTGCTCGCGCCCCAGCACTCGATGGGGCTGATGGCGAACCGGGACGAGCTGGAGGCCTTCCTGGCCACGGTGCGCCACCACCTGACCCCCGAGGGGACGTTCATCTACGACGTGCTCAATCCCCCGCGCGAGGCCATTCTGCCCCGGGATGAGGGGCCCACGGCCCCCCTGGAGCCCCGCCGCTCGCTGTTCGCCTTGCACCTGAGCGAGCGCAAGCCTCCTGGGGGCACGGCGCCCATTCGCCGGTTGCGGCTGCGCCACTTCTCCCCGGAGGAGCTGGAGACGGCGCTGAGCGCCTGCGGGCTGACGCTGCGCGAGCGCTACGGGCGCTTCGATGGCAAACCGTTCGATCTGGAGGACTCGCGCCAGATTGGCGTCGTGGGGCTGTAG
- a CDS encoding peroxiredoxin translates to MSIKVGDKAPGFTLPKQDGTSVSLNDLLQKSAVVLYFYPKDDTPGCTQEACSFRDSYEAFKDAGAEVVGISSQSADSHKAFAAKHRLPFTLVSDEGGKVRKQYGVPSTLGLIPGRVTYVIDRGGTVRHVFNSQLNAARHVTEALGVIQKLRGASPS, encoded by the coding sequence GTGAGCATCAAGGTTGGCGACAAGGCCCCCGGCTTCACGCTGCCGAAGCAGGACGGCACATCCGTGAGCTTGAATGACTTGCTCCAGAAGTCGGCGGTGGTCCTCTACTTCTATCCCAAGGACGACACCCCGGGCTGCACGCAGGAGGCGTGCTCGTTCCGGGATTCGTACGAGGCTTTCAAGGACGCGGGCGCCGAGGTCGTGGGCATCAGCTCGCAGTCGGCGGACTCCCACAAGGCCTTCGCCGCGAAGCACCGGCTGCCCTTCACGCTGGTGAGCGATGAGGGCGGCAAGGTGCGCAAGCAGTACGGTGTGCCGAGCACGCTGGGGCTGATTCCGGGCCGGGTGACGTATGTCATCGACCGGGGCGGCACCGTGCGGCACGTGTTCAACTCGCAGCTCAACGCCGCGCGCCACGTGACCGAGGCCCTGGGCGTCATCCAGAAGCTTCGCGGGGCAAGCCCTTCCTGA
- a CDS encoding sigma 54-interacting transcriptional regulator: MSSAPPGPIPTHTVLGTRAQADRLAAQQFHLVLLDTERAGTVFPLSGEVLRIGKAPENDVVIDHPTVSRNHLLVRRQGDRFLVQDLGSTNGTFLDGAQVREAYLRPGALLEVGDVRLRFSPQVSPVHVDPSSEDRLGDLVGRSVPMRQIFALLQRIATTDSTILLVGETGAGKGAAAKAIHKLSPRATGPLIVFDCASVSDSLIESELFGHEKGAFTGAVSQRIGCLERANGGTLFLDEIDDLAMDLQPKLLRAIEDREFRRLGASSPISFDARIVVASKKDLWSETQASRFREDLYFRLSVFTVSLPSLRDRKEDIPLLVDAFAGEGLWGRLPEKVREQFLGHTWPGNVRELRNALERARHMADIPELAGDGLLREFTRETPATVGEALPVEFTGPFKTCKDELVRAFEREYLTRLLGRTKGNIARAAREAELDRKHLYSLLHKYGLVQSEED; this comes from the coding sequence ATGTCCTCCGCCCCGCCTGGCCCCATTCCCACGCACACGGTCCTTGGCACCCGTGCGCAAGCGGACCGGCTCGCCGCGCAGCAATTCCACCTGGTGCTGCTGGACACCGAGCGCGCGGGCACCGTCTTCCCGCTCTCCGGAGAGGTCTTGCGCATTGGCAAGGCACCCGAGAACGACGTCGTCATTGATCACCCCACGGTGAGCCGCAACCACCTGCTGGTGCGCCGCCAGGGCGATCGCTTCCTCGTGCAGGATCTCGGCTCCACCAACGGCACCTTCCTGGATGGTGCCCAGGTGCGCGAGGCGTACCTGCGCCCGGGGGCCCTGCTGGAGGTGGGGGATGTGCGCCTGCGCTTCAGTCCCCAGGTGTCGCCGGTCCACGTGGACCCGTCGTCCGAGGACCGGCTGGGCGACCTGGTGGGCCGCAGCGTGCCCATGCGGCAGATCTTCGCCCTGCTCCAGCGCATCGCCACCACGGACTCCACCATCCTGCTGGTGGGCGAGACCGGCGCGGGCAAGGGTGCCGCGGCGAAGGCCATCCACAAGCTCTCCCCCCGCGCCACGGGCCCGCTCATCGTCTTCGACTGCGCCTCCGTCTCCGACTCGCTCATCGAGAGCGAGCTGTTCGGCCACGAGAAGGGCGCGTTCACGGGCGCGGTGAGCCAGCGCATCGGCTGCCTGGAGCGGGCCAACGGCGGCACGCTCTTCCTGGACGAGATCGACGATCTGGCCATGGACTTGCAGCCCAAGCTGCTGCGCGCCATCGAGGACCGGGAGTTCCGGCGGCTGGGAGCCTCCTCCCCCATCTCCTTCGATGCGCGCATCGTCGTGGCGAGCAAGAAGGACCTCTGGTCCGAGACCCAGGCCAGCCGCTTCCGGGAGGACCTCTACTTCCGGCTGTCCGTCTTCACCGTCAGCCTGCCCTCGCTGCGCGACCGCAAGGAAGACATCCCGCTGCTGGTGGATGCCTTCGCGGGAGAGGGGCTGTGGGGCCGGCTCCCCGAGAAGGTGAGGGAGCAGTTCCTCGGGCACACCTGGCCGGGCAACGTGCGGGAGCTGCGCAACGCGCTGGAGCGGGCGCGCCACATGGCGGACATCCCCGAGCTGGCCGGAGATGGGCTGCTGCGCGAGTTCACCCGGGAGACCCCGGCCACCGTGGGCGAGGCGCTGCCGGTGGAATTCACGGGCCCCTTCAAGACATGCAAGGACGAACTCGTCCGCGCCTTCGAGCGGGAATACCTCACCCGGCTGCTGGGACGTACGAAGGGCAACATTGCGCGGGCGGCCCGGGAAGCCGAATTGGACCGAAAACACCTCTACTCCCTGCTGCACAAGTACGGTCTGGTACAGAGTGAAGAGGACTGA
- a CDS encoding amidohydrolase family protein produces the protein MRPLLLLPLLASCATVPPTSAPSPLPAQTQGEAVPARTWVQPRAVVIRHATVMPASGPAIEDGAVAFAEGRLVAVGRSAEVVAPPGAEEVDGTGLFVTPGMIDAHSHLGVYATPATFANEEGNEATAPVTAEVDAEHGFWPQDPGLQRAAAGGVTSLLVLPGSANLIGGRGFPVKLHFGRSAAEMQFPGAKDSLKMACGENPRRVYGEGRKMAPATRMANVAGYRQAFALARDYLNRWTDWEKKKAKKPDEAGPPPVRDLKLETLAEVLRGNLLVQNHCYRADEMAVMLQVAKEAGFSIRAFHHAVEAYKLRDVLAKNEVGVATWADWWGFKMEAWDGIPENAGMLWQAGVKTVIHSDSAYGIQRLNQEAGKAMWRARESGIPLAEEEVLRWVTLNAAWVMGVEAQTGSLEPGKMADVVLWKGHPLSAYARAQRVWADGVVTYDAATGPVDMSDFEVGERAGTSARLVAQPARVPTGQDLGLEAPCDPVKDRACAALLPVSEGACTAFQGVTVFTGSEWWKGASVLVEGGKVTRAQAGALGSLPAGCREVEGRGRVLTPGLMEAFTGLGLVEVLAESSTTDDVLQGGAAAKGPVHAALRAADSINPASALFPVARLGGVTAVGTVPAEGLIPGQSAFVATDGSLRRTPLALHINLGLPGREAVSGSRSAVLEHLRELLSDAREYGRRKADFEQNRMREVAASRLDLEALQPVLNGTVRVVVAAKRAGDLLAALELAREYGLKLILVGGDEAWQVAGALAAAKVPVILKPTQNLPRNFDSLGARLDLAALLHAAGVKVLISTMDEPHLTRTLSQEAANAVAWGLPHTEALRAMTSNVAEAFGVEGGRIAPGAVADLVLWNGDPLDFASRPLGMWLAGRQVGLVSRQQALFEKHQKATATPR, from the coding sequence ATGCGCCCTCTTCTTCTGCTTCCACTGCTGGCTTCTTGCGCCACCGTTCCTCCCACATCGGCGCCGTCCCCGCTCCCCGCGCAGACACAGGGGGAGGCGGTCCCCGCGCGGACGTGGGTCCAGCCCCGGGCCGTGGTCATCCGCCACGCCACGGTGATGCCCGCCTCGGGCCCCGCCATCGAGGATGGCGCCGTGGCCTTCGCCGAGGGCCGCTTGGTGGCGGTGGGACGCAGCGCGGAGGTGGTGGCGCCGCCGGGCGCCGAGGAGGTGGATGGCACGGGCCTCTTCGTCACCCCGGGGATGATCGACGCGCACAGCCACCTGGGCGTGTATGCCACCCCGGCGACCTTCGCGAATGAGGAGGGCAACGAGGCCACCGCGCCGGTCACGGCCGAGGTGGACGCCGAGCACGGCTTCTGGCCGCAGGATCCCGGGTTGCAGCGCGCGGCGGCCGGCGGGGTGACGTCGCTGCTCGTGCTGCCGGGCAGCGCCAACCTGATCGGAGGCCGGGGCTTCCCGGTGAAGCTGCACTTTGGCCGCTCGGCGGCGGAGATGCAGTTTCCGGGGGCGAAGGACTCGCTGAAGATGGCGTGCGGGGAGAACCCGCGCCGGGTGTACGGCGAGGGCCGCAAGATGGCCCCCGCCACGCGCATGGCGAACGTGGCCGGTTACCGGCAGGCGTTCGCGTTGGCGCGCGACTACCTCAACCGGTGGACGGACTGGGAGAAGAAGAAGGCGAAGAAGCCAGACGAGGCCGGTCCACCGCCCGTCCGGGACCTGAAGCTGGAGACGCTGGCCGAGGTGCTGCGCGGCAACCTCCTGGTGCAGAACCACTGCTACCGCGCCGACGAGATGGCGGTGATGCTCCAGGTGGCGAAGGAGGCGGGCTTCTCCATCCGGGCCTTTCACCACGCGGTGGAGGCCTACAAGCTGAGGGACGTGCTGGCGAAGAACGAGGTGGGGGTGGCCACCTGGGCCGACTGGTGGGGCTTCAAGATGGAGGCGTGGGACGGCATCCCCGAGAACGCGGGGATGCTGTGGCAGGCGGGGGTGAAGACCGTCATCCACTCGGACTCGGCCTATGGCATCCAGCGGTTGAACCAGGAGGCGGGCAAGGCGATGTGGCGGGCCCGTGAGTCCGGCATTCCCCTCGCCGAGGAGGAGGTGCTGCGCTGGGTGACGCTGAACGCCGCGTGGGTGATGGGGGTGGAGGCCCAGACAGGCTCCCTGGAGCCGGGGAAGATGGCGGATGTGGTGTTGTGGAAGGGCCACCCGCTCAGCGCCTATGCGCGGGCGCAGCGCGTGTGGGCCGATGGCGTCGTCACCTACGATGCGGCCACGGGCCCGGTGGACATGAGCGACTTCGAGGTGGGCGAGCGCGCGGGGACCTCGGCGAGGCTCGTGGCGCAGCCGGCGCGCGTGCCCACCGGACAGGACCTGGGGCTGGAGGCTCCCTGCGATCCCGTGAAGGACCGCGCCTGCGCCGCGCTGCTGCCGGTGAGCGAGGGGGCGTGCACCGCCTTTCAGGGGGTGACGGTGTTCACGGGCTCCGAGTGGTGGAAGGGTGCCTCCGTGCTCGTGGAGGGCGGCAAGGTGACGCGGGCGCAGGCCGGGGCGCTGGGGTCCCTGCCCGCCGGGTGCCGCGAAGTGGAGGGCCGGGGCCGGGTACTGACGCCCGGCCTGATGGAGGCGTTCACGGGCTTGGGGCTGGTGGAGGTGCTGGCGGAGTCCTCCACCACCGATGACGTCTTGCAGGGGGGGGCCGCGGCGAAGGGACCCGTCCACGCGGCGCTCCGGGCTGCGGACAGCATCAACCCTGCCTCGGCGCTCTTTCCGGTCGCGCGGCTGGGAGGGGTCACCGCGGTGGGGACGGTGCCCGCGGAGGGGCTGATTCCGGGCCAGAGCGCCTTCGTGGCCACGGACGGCAGCCTCCGCCGCACGCCCCTGGCGCTCCACATCAACCTGGGGCTGCCGGGGCGGGAGGCGGTGTCCGGCTCGCGCTCCGCGGTGCTCGAGCACCTGCGCGAGCTGCTCTCGGATGCGCGTGAGTACGGCCGGCGCAAGGCGGACTTCGAGCAGAACCGCATGCGGGAAGTGGCCGCGAGCCGGTTGGATCTGGAGGCGCTCCAGCCGGTGCTGAACGGCACGGTGCGGGTGGTGGTGGCGGCGAAGCGGGCGGGGGATCTGCTGGCGGCATTGGAACTCGCGCGCGAGTACGGGCTCAAGCTCATCCTCGTGGGCGGCGACGAGGCGTGGCAGGTGGCGGGGGCCCTGGCGGCGGCGAAGGTGCCCGTCATCCTCAAGCCCACGCAGAACCTGCCCAGGAACTTCGACAGCCTGGGGGCCCGGCTGGACCTGGCGGCGTTGCTGCACGCGGCCGGGGTGAAGGTGCTCATCTCCACGATGGACGAACCGCACCTGACGCGCACGCTGTCCCAGGAGGCCGCGAACGCGGTGGCCTGGGGCCTGCCCCACACCGAGGCGCTGCGGGCCATGACGTCGAACGTGGCGGAGGCCTTCGGGGTGGAGGGGGGCCGCATCGCCCCGGGCGCGGTGGCGGACCTGGTGCTGTGGAACGGAGATCCGCTGGATTTCGCGAGCCGGCCGCTGGGCATGTGGCTGGCGGGCCGTCAGGTGGGGCTCGTCAGCCGGCAGCAGGCGCTCTTCGAGAAGCACCAAAAGGCCACGGCCACCCCCCGGTGA
- the ptsP gene encoding phosphoenolpyruvate--protein phosphotransferase, with protein sequence MCGKDLDVTDSRDSQPRVGLVIVSHSRQLAEGVAELAREMGGSGVRIATAGGMDGPGSPLGTDALRVVEAIESLYSEAGVLVLMDLGSAVMNAELALDLLPPGHRENVLLCSAPLVEGAVVAAVQARLGTPLRQVAEEACGALLAKQGQMGDAEAPQASPLEGPEDSPEATLRFVVLNPQGLHARPAARLMQVLSRFSAALRLRNLTTQSQAVDARSLNAVMTLGVQQGHEVEFIASGQDGGSALEALRLLAEAHFGEEPVPSAAGGGAPSPILLPQESLAVWLTGTLISPGIAVGPAAVLWQEEEEVWEEEVAGIPSQEWERLQQALQRVRNELTATRAALVHRADPQAVEIFDAHLLLLEDAELLRWVHERIHQGAGGAFSVWKDAVERVARRYEALPDEYLRSRSVDIQDVGRQVLLALNGGSRAAPVEQRSGILAALDFTPSEIARLDAKRVQGLCAAHGTAHSHAAILARSLGIPAVFGLGEDLRRIRDGETLLMDATAARVCLQPDGALLAEYEDRARVERKSRQRAYQLRAQAALTRDGHRVEVAANIGQVAEAQAAVEAGAEGVGLFRTEFLFFQRASAPDEDEQYEAYREAARVLEGRPLIIRTLDVGGDKPLPYLDAGQEANPFLGVRGVRFCLANRELFSSQLRAIARAAVDAPIRVMFPMVATREEWLEARALWEEAARPFPAARHVEVGLMLEVPSAVLLVQHLAAEASFFSLGTNDLTQYLFAAERGNERLAHLSDALHPALLQMVARVTEAAHARGRWVGLCGELAAETLAVPLLVGLGVDELSMSVPAIAPVKQALRACHAGEARALARQALACGSAAEVRRLLAGEAFEGIMPGMRH encoded by the coding sequence GTGTGCGGCAAGGACCTGGATGTGACGGACTCGCGCGACAGCCAACCCCGGGTAGGCCTGGTCATCGTCTCGCACAGCCGCCAGCTTGCCGAGGGGGTCGCGGAGCTCGCACGCGAGATGGGCGGCTCCGGCGTCCGGATCGCCACCGCGGGAGGAATGGATGGGCCCGGCTCCCCGCTGGGAACCGATGCCCTCCGGGTGGTGGAAGCCATTGAGAGCCTCTATTCGGAGGCCGGGGTGCTGGTGCTGATGGATCTCGGCAGTGCCGTGATGAACGCCGAGCTGGCGCTGGACCTGCTGCCCCCTGGCCACCGCGAGAATGTCTTGTTGTGCAGTGCGCCGCTGGTGGAGGGCGCGGTGGTGGCGGCGGTGCAGGCGCGCCTCGGAACCCCCTTGCGGCAGGTGGCCGAGGAGGCTTGTGGGGCCCTGTTGGCCAAACAGGGCCAGATGGGAGACGCGGAGGCCCCCCAGGCCTCGCCGCTGGAGGGACCCGAGGACTCACCCGAAGCCACCCTGCGCTTCGTCGTCCTCAACCCGCAGGGGCTGCATGCGCGTCCCGCCGCGCGACTGATGCAGGTGCTGTCGCGTTTCTCCGCGGCGCTCCGGCTGCGCAACCTCACCACCCAGAGCCAGGCGGTGGATGCCCGGAGCCTCAATGCGGTGATGACGCTGGGGGTGCAGCAGGGCCACGAGGTCGAGTTCATCGCGAGCGGGCAGGATGGAGGGTCTGCGCTGGAGGCGCTGCGCCTGCTGGCGGAAGCCCACTTCGGCGAGGAGCCGGTGCCATCGGCCGCCGGGGGGGGGGCCCCCAGCCCCATTCTCCTTCCGCAGGAGTCTCTCGCCGTCTGGCTGACGGGGACGCTCATCTCTCCGGGCATCGCCGTCGGTCCCGCCGCCGTGCTGTGGCAGGAAGAGGAAGAGGTGTGGGAGGAGGAGGTCGCGGGGATTCCCTCCCAGGAGTGGGAGCGGTTGCAGCAGGCCCTCCAGCGCGTGCGCAACGAGCTGACCGCGACACGGGCCGCCTTGGTCCATCGCGCGGACCCCCAGGCCGTCGAGATCTTCGATGCCCACCTCTTGTTGCTCGAGGATGCCGAGCTGCTCCGGTGGGTTCACGAGCGCATCCACCAGGGGGCTGGAGGGGCCTTCTCGGTGTGGAAGGATGCCGTGGAGCGGGTGGCACGGCGCTACGAGGCCCTGCCGGATGAGTACCTGCGCTCCCGCAGCGTGGACATCCAGGACGTGGGGCGGCAGGTCCTGTTGGCCCTGAACGGGGGCTCCCGCGCCGCTCCAGTGGAGCAGCGCTCCGGCATTCTGGCCGCGCTGGATTTCACGCCCTCGGAGATTGCCCGGCTGGACGCGAAGCGCGTTCAAGGGCTGTGCGCGGCGCATGGCACCGCGCACAGCCATGCCGCCATCCTGGCGCGGTCCCTGGGGATTCCCGCCGTGTTTGGCCTGGGCGAGGACCTCCGGCGAATCCGTGATGGGGAGACGCTGCTCATGGATGCCACGGCGGCGCGCGTCTGCCTCCAGCCCGATGGGGCGCTGCTGGCGGAATACGAGGACCGGGCGCGTGTGGAGCGGAAGTCCCGGCAGCGGGCCTATCAGCTTCGCGCCCAGGCGGCGTTGACGCGGGATGGCCACCGGGTGGAGGTGGCCGCCAACATCGGCCAGGTGGCCGAGGCGCAAGCCGCGGTCGAGGCGGGGGCGGAGGGGGTCGGCCTGTTCCGCACCGAGTTTCTCTTCTTCCAGCGAGCGTCCGCACCGGATGAGGACGAGCAGTACGAGGCCTACCGCGAGGCCGCGCGGGTGCTCGAGGGGCGGCCGTTGATCATTCGCACGCTCGACGTGGGCGGGGACAAGCCGCTGCCCTACCTCGACGCGGGGCAAGAGGCGAATCCCTTCCTGGGCGTGCGGGGCGTGCGCTTCTGTCTGGCGAACCGGGAGCTGTTCTCTTCCCAACTGCGCGCCATTGCCCGCGCCGCGGTGGATGCCCCCATCCGCGTGATGTTTCCCATGGTGGCGACCCGGGAGGAGTGGCTGGAGGCCCGGGCACTCTGGGAGGAGGCCGCCCGGCCCTTCCCCGCGGCCCGGCACGTGGAGGTGGGCTTGATGCTCGAGGTTCCCTCGGCGGTGCTCCTCGTGCAGCACCTCGCGGCGGAGGCCAGCTTCTTCTCGCTGGGGACCAATGACTTGACGCAGTACCTCTTCGCGGCGGAGCGGGGCAATGAACGCCTGGCGCACCTGTCCGATGCGCTGCACCCAGCGCTGTTGCAGATGGTGGCGCGGGTGACGGAGGCGGCCCACGCGCGAGGCCGGTGGGTGGGCCTCTGCGGAGAGCTGGCCGCGGAGACGCTCGCGGTGCCGTTGCTCGTGGGCCTGGGGGTGGACGAGCTGAGCATGAGCGTGCCCGCGATTGCCCCGGTGAAGCAGGCCTTGCGCGCCTGCCATGCGGGAGAGGCCCGGGCGCTGGCCCGGCAGGCCCTCGCCTGTGGGAGCGCGGCGGAGGTCAGGCGTTTGTTGGCGGGTGAGGCGTTCGAGGGGATAATGCCCGGAATGCGCCATTAG
- the dhaL gene encoding dihydroxyacetone kinase subunit DhaL, which yields MPVTRETAEQWIRAYAAAIAEHEQALTQLDMAIGDGDHGANMQRGFQAVLSRLGSVAEGDLGALFKLVGMTLLSTVGGTSGPLYGTLFLQMALKTQGKHELAPEELEAALRAGLEGIIARGKAAPGDKTMIDALKPAQEALRQALNQKSSLAEALRRAEEAARTGRDATIALVARKGRASYLGERSAGHQDPGATSAHLLMECAARTWM from the coding sequence ATGCCCGTGACCCGGGAAACGGCGGAGCAGTGGATTCGGGCATATGCGGCCGCCATCGCCGAGCATGAGCAGGCCCTCACGCAACTCGACATGGCCATCGGGGATGGAGACCACGGGGCCAACATGCAGCGGGGGTTTCAGGCGGTGCTGTCGCGTTTGGGCAGCGTGGCGGAAGGAGACCTGGGCGCCCTGTTCAAGTTGGTCGGCATGACGCTGCTGTCCACCGTGGGAGGGACCAGCGGTCCGCTCTATGGCACGCTGTTCTTGCAGATGGCCTTGAAGACGCAGGGCAAGCACGAGCTGGCTCCCGAGGAACTGGAGGCCGCGCTGCGGGCGGGCCTGGAGGGCATTATCGCTCGTGGGAAGGCGGCTCCAGGAGACAAGACGATGATCGACGCCCTCAAGCCCGCTCAGGAGGCGCTGCGGCAGGCGCTGAACCAGAAGTCCAGCCTGGCAGAGGCCTTGCGCCGGGCCGAGGAGGCGGCCAGGACAGGCCGTGATGCCACCATCGCCCTGGTGGCGAGGAAGGGGCGCGCCAGCTACCTGGGGGAGCGCAGCGCGGGCCACCAGGATCCCGGGGCCACCTCCGCGCATCTGTTGATGGAGTGTGCGGCAAGGACCTGGATGTGA
- a CDS encoding response regulator transcription factor produces the protein MSEKVQRILVVEDDLSILTGLSINLRIEGYDVLQAQDGRVGLAKALDEAPDLVVLDIMLPELNGFDVLKELRQRGRDTPVVMLSAKGMEPDKILGLNLGADDYVVKPFGLQELLARIKAVLRRRHPASGAPPVTFGDVEVDMVGKTVARAGKAVELTAQEFKLLTHFLAHPGRTFSREELLSGAWGFDYEGSARTVDNFVRQLRLKFEPDPEAPRHFLTIRGLGYRFDR, from the coding sequence ATGAGCGAGAAGGTGCAACGCATTCTGGTCGTGGAGGATGACCTGTCCATCCTCACGGGCCTGTCCATCAACCTGCGCATCGAGGGCTATGACGTGCTCCAGGCCCAGGATGGGCGCGTGGGGCTCGCCAAGGCGCTCGACGAGGCGCCGGACCTGGTCGTCCTGGACATCATGCTCCCGGAGCTCAACGGCTTCGATGTGCTCAAGGAGCTGCGCCAGCGCGGCCGGGACACCCCCGTGGTGATGCTCTCCGCCAAGGGCATGGAGCCGGACAAGATCCTCGGCCTCAACCTGGGGGCGGATGACTACGTGGTGAAGCCCTTCGGGCTGCAGGAGCTGCTGGCACGCATCAAGGCCGTGCTGCGGCGGCGGCACCCCGCCTCGGGCGCCCCCCCGGTGACCTTCGGGGACGTCGAGGTGGACATGGTGGGCAAGACGGTGGCGCGCGCGGGCAAGGCCGTGGAGCTGACGGCGCAGGAGTTCAAGCTGCTGACCCACTTCCTGGCCCACCCGGGGCGCACCTTCTCCCGCGAGGAGCTGCTCTCGGGCGCCTGGGGCTTCGACTACGAGGGCAGCGCGCGCACGGTCGACAACTTCGTGCGCCAGCTCCGCCTCAAGTTCGAGCCGGACCCGGAAGCGCCCCGCCACTTCCTGACGATCCGGGGCCTGGGCTACCGGTTCGACCGCTGA
- the dhaK gene encoding dihydroxyacetone kinase subunit DhaK — protein MNNPQDVVTEALRGMAAAHTGLLRLNAEPPYLVRADAPVQGKVGIVSGGGSGHEPMHGGFVGMGMLDAACPGAVFTSPTPDQMLAASQAVNGGAGVLHLIKNYTGDCLNFEMAAELARAEGIEVEQVLINDDVAVQDSLYTAGRRGVGVTVLVEKIAGAAAEQRRPLKEVAEIARTVNARGRSMGMALTSCTVPHAGKPTFVLAEDEMEIGIGIHGEPGRRRMKWAPAAEVAVMLVEPILGDLPFQPGDEVLAFVNGMGGTPLMELYIMFAEVARILEGRGIRIARSLVGSYITSLEMAGCSVTLLKLDGALTQLWDAPVKTAALRWGG, from the coding sequence ATCAACAATCCTCAGGATGTGGTGACCGAGGCGTTGCGTGGGATGGCGGCTGCGCATACCGGTCTGTTGAGGCTGAACGCCGAGCCACCCTATCTCGTCCGCGCGGACGCGCCCGTCCAGGGCAAGGTAGGGATTGTCTCGGGAGGCGGCTCCGGGCACGAGCCCATGCACGGAGGCTTCGTGGGGATGGGCATGCTGGATGCGGCCTGTCCTGGGGCGGTGTTCACCTCGCCCACGCCCGACCAGATGCTCGCGGCCAGCCAAGCCGTGAATGGGGGCGCGGGCGTGCTGCACCTCATCAAGAACTACACCGGGGACTGCCTGAACTTCGAGATGGCCGCCGAGCTGGCCCGCGCGGAAGGCATCGAGGTGGAGCAGGTCCTCATCAATGACGACGTGGCGGTGCAGGACAGCCTCTACACCGCCGGGCGGCGCGGCGTGGGGGTGACGGTGCTGGTCGAGAAGATCGCCGGGGCGGCGGCCGAGCAGCGGCGGCCGCTGAAAGAAGTGGCTGAGATTGCGCGCACGGTGAACGCCCGCGGCCGCAGCATGGGCATGGCGCTCACCTCGTGCACGGTGCCTCATGCGGGCAAGCCCACCTTTGTGCTCGCGGAGGATGAGATGGAGATTGGCATTGGCATCCACGGAGAGCCGGGCCGCCGCCGCATGAAATGGGCACCCGCCGCCGAGGTGGCGGTGATGCTGGTGGAGCCCATCCTGGGGGATCTCCCCTTCCAGCCCGGAGACGAGGTGCTGGCCTTCGTGAATGGGATGGGCGGCACACCCTTGATGGAGCTGTACATCATGTTCGCCGAGGTGGCCCGTATCCTGGAGGGCCGGGGGATCCGCATTGCCCGCAGCCTCGTGGGCTCCTACATCACCTCGCTGGAGATGGCGGGCTGCTCGGTCACCTTGCTGAAGCTGGATGGGGCGCTGACCCAGCTCTGGGATGCACCGGTCAAGACGGCCGCGCTGCGCTGGGGGGGGTAA
- a CDS encoding DUF3332 domain-containing protein — translation MKRSSRLLAMLCVGALSLHLSGCFGNFSLTRAMWEFNKGVSDNKFAQWAVFLVMAIVPVYAIGTLVDALVINSIEFWTGENPVSNADGTPGNTRVVRLGPSETLRLSRDGASGVMKVELEREGQAPLVRYFEPLEDGIAVRDDAGALLLQAREQTGGAVAVTDADGMTMALHSAEAVAQARQILLQEGAVGLSQYAQNQLSPLGQGLALCTNQP, via the coding sequence ATGAAGCGTTCTTCCCGGCTGCTGGCCATGCTGTGCGTGGGTGCTCTGTCCCTTCACCTGTCCGGATGCTTCGGCAACTTCTCGCTGACGCGGGCCATGTGGGAGTTCAACAAGGGCGTCTCGGACAACAAGTTCGCCCAATGGGCCGTGTTCCTGGTGATGGCGATTGTCCCCGTGTACGCCATTGGAACCCTGGTGGATGCGCTCGTCATCAACAGCATCGAGTTCTGGACCGGGGAGAACCCCGTCTCGAACGCGGACGGGACGCCCGGGAACACGCGCGTGGTGCGGCTGGGGCCCAGCGAGACGCTGCGCCTGTCACGGGACGGGGCCTCGGGCGTGATGAAGGTGGAGTTGGAGCGCGAGGGCCAGGCCCCGCTGGTGCGCTACTTCGAGCCCCTCGAGGACGGCATCGCCGTGCGCGACGACGCGGGCGCGCTGCTGCTCCAGGCGCGCGAACAGACCGGTGGCGCTGTGGCGGTCACGGACGCGGATGGCATGACGATGGCGCTGCACTCGGCTGAGGCCGTGGCCCAGGCGCGGCAGATCCTCCTCCAGGAGGGCGCCGTGGGGCTGTCGCAGTACGCCCAGAACCAGCTGTCCCCGCTGGGACAGGGCCTGGCGCTCTGCACGAACCAGCCGTAG